ttttactttttttttttatttcgctttatgCTATGCGCTGTGCGTGCTGCTGatgaatagaaaaacaaacaagaaacaacacaAAGCGCTTCTTCTTTGACGTTTGTTTTTACACGCGTTTAGGGCACGATCCATCGTACCACTACCAGTGCAACGTTAACACACACTTGCGCATCATTTACAGTGCGTTGAATGTTAACTTGTACACGGACTGGGCGTTGTGCTTTGTTTCTGCCGAGTTAATTCGCAAAGATAATTGTTTAAGTGATttacttgttgttttttatttcattttaaaacgtGTTGTactgaagaaggaaaaaaagctcatAATATAgaacattaatttcaattgtaCTTTGCTGTAGTATTGCTACAGATAATTTAAAGAGCAACCGAATCCaggaaattatgttttctttcactaattttatcaaataatttcaaatgcGTCGAGCAACATCAATATGCCAACCGTCGTTTATAGTTGAGCTATTGTCCGCTAGATGGCGATGGTTCTTGTACAGCGTCAAATCACTGTGGGCGTAATTTggaagcattttatttttgaatgatAAATGAAACCCTTAATTAGACATTTTCATATCACTTTCTAATGTTATAATAGTTTTtcgaaaataatatttcaccaATTTATCTCCCACATTGGTTTTAGCTGGAGTGGTAAGATGTCCATGTAGTATACCACGGTGCACGCTCTCCGttgctatgttttgttttcttttttcactgtTGCAAGCTGTCAACAGTCGTCAACTGAATTGCTAACGGAATTTTTCAAGCGCGCCACCAGCATAACACCAGCGATGCAGTTTGTTTGGTGATTTGGCGCAACTATTTGGCCATTAAttcgttcttcttctaccCGCACAGCCCCAAAACGCAGTGAAACAATGTCGCAAAGTGAGCGTGTTACGGATTTAATCATGCATTACTACATGGAACACGGCCGCAACAGGGATCTGGAAAAGTATCTACGCTTGCGACGCATGTCGAACGCAACGCGTTCTTCCAGCGATGGTAGTCTTCCGTGTTTGGATGAATTGCAGCGCCGTGCGTGCCGCTCTGCATGCGATCGGTCCGGTGTTGGAAAGTCGATGGAAAATTTGTCCACACTACGGAAAAAAGCGGAACAGCAAAAGCTCGACGAAAGTGAAAAATCACTCCGCAATGCATCGGCAGAAAGTGCTAAATCTGAAGCGAACAAATCATCCGACAAAGTAGGCACTGATGCAGGAGGTACCTCGGTCGCAAAGGGCGTTACAGTGAAGGAGACAAAAGTGGAACACAAGAGTGGGAGAAACTTCAACTTTAATCTCGAATCGGTCATAGAAATTAATCTTCCTCCACCACCTACCATCACGTTGGGTGTACCGACTTCGTCTACGGCGCCAGCGATTACTTACATCCAACCGGAACCGCTTCCGCAGGTACAGTCGGTGATGAAACAATTGTCACCACGGATTGTTGTTCATGAAAATAGTACCCAAACGGTGGCCTCTGAAGATGATCCCATTCGACCGGTGGTGAAAACGCACATTCCCGGCAATGTAGAGGAACCGCTGGACAGCACGAAAGATCTGTCACCCGTCAGTAGCATCGCATCGAACAAGCAGAAACTGGAATGGGATTCGTTGGGTGACATTGGGTATGATTCGAGTGAACGGCTACAATTCTGTGGTGCAGCTGATctaaacgaaacggaaaagcgTTGCCTTCAGCGATACTTTGCCCGTAAAGGACTCCAATTCGATCGAAGCGTCATTGTCGTACGGCAAAGGGACGAAAAGGAGAAGAAACCGACCCGTACTGGAGAGGATACATCGATTATGCGAACCAAGCCGGATGCGCAAAGTACGCCAAAACTTCAACCAGTGCCATTGCCATTGCCGCAGGAAGAACGAGAAGAAGCGAAGTCCACCCAAACGTCGCTTCAAACGCGAGGGCGAGAATCACGGGGCATCCAGGTATCGCGACGAAATGAGGAATTATACTCCCGTCAGGACAAAGGCATCGGTACAACCGACAGCTACACGATGGCCTCGGTAGATGCGGCGGAAAGTTTCGAATTCTTTTCACCCTCGGTTCCGGAAACGGAAAATAACACCCCATCGGTAGCTGCTTCCGTTTCCACGCCGGTGCATACATCATCGAACACTTCCTCGTCCGCTGCGAATGAGGCCAGCACAAGTAATCGAGCAATGAGGCCTTCGTTTGACGACGAGGTAAAACTCGGACTAACGCTGTACAATTCAATCTGTGAGCTAAACAGCATGCCAACAGGTGTGAAGGAAAGtttgatcgataaaatatTTCGAAAGCTGTCCCGACACGATCCGAAGGGGAGAACGCGGCAACAGTTGCTCCACGACTACGGGCAGGCTGTTAGGAAGCGGGCGGCGAGACAGGATGAAGGTGGCAGTtcgaaggaaaaggaagagagCAACGTGTATGATGATGTGAGTCCTTGCACCGAAAAGGACGACTCGGAGATTGGCAATGGCAGTGCTCAGCTGGATCGAAGTATGGACATGGTAGAGGTCATTGAAGAGACGAAAGATCCGACCACCATtcccgggagcgaaagcgtttCTGAAGGATCTGTGCAAGCGTCTACTTCCGGAGCGAATGAGGGAAAAAACGAACTTCAAATGAGTTCCTCAGCTGGGATCGTTTCGCTTGAGAATTCGTCGCACCGTACCGTTTCTTCGCAACCCGTATCGGCCGGAAcgacaaaagaaaaccttCCCCGAAAGATGTCCGCTCCGGAGCCACGGGATCGACGCGTGCGGAAAGCTATGCAGGAATATCTTAAACCCATGACGCACTCGGAAGTAGAATACGAGAACTTTCGTCAGCTACGGCAGCTCAACGAAGAACGTGCCAATGATCCACAGCTGGCTAAGATCGATCGAGAGATTGAACAGCTGctggtgaagaaaatgttaCTGCTCAACGTGGGGACGACTGCCACGGCGGGGCCAACATTGCCGTTGCAAGATATGGCGCCTGCGCCTCCCATTCCTTTGCCTATTCCCAGTGAACGTAGTGGAACGGTGTACACTTCGGTACACGAACCAATTTCAGTCGAGAGCAGCTCCAAAGACAGCAGCTCTGGTTGGAATTCACACTATCATATGGCGAAGGTGATTAAAAATCGGTCCAAGCTTGAAACACCCACGTCGACCCCATCGGACGTGAGCATTCCAACGttcattaagcaaaaaaaggacaaatttGTCGAGAACTACGATCAGGTTCGTACACGCAGAGCGTTTGAAGAGCAGAATCACATTTACACCCGGCCGTACAGCAGCGGTGGTCACCGGAGTGGCGATAGAAGACACCATCAGCACGAGAAGGAGAATCATGCCTTCCGTAAGGATAGATATGCGTTAAACAAGCTATCGAAGGGAACGGCCACCGAGTGCAGGGCAATATCGTCCTCTAACAATACGATACCTTCGCCGGAATTTATATCGTCCGATTCGATATCGATACCGGTCGTT
This region of Anopheles marshallii chromosome 2, idAnoMarsDA_429_01, whole genome shotgun sequence genomic DNA includes:
- the LOC128708540 gene encoding centrosome-associated protein Alms1a-like, which codes for MSQSERVTDLIMHYYMEHGRNRDLEKYLRLRRMSNATRSSSDGSLPCLDELQRRACRSACDRSGVGKSMENLSTLRKKAEQQKLDESEKSLRNASAESAKSEANKSSDKVGTDAGGTSVAKGVTVKETKVEHKSGRNFNFNLESVIEINLPPPPTITLGVPTSSTAPAITYIQPEPLPQVQSVMKQLSPRIVVHENSTQTVASEDDPIRPVVKTHIPGNVEEPLDSTKDLSPVSSIASNKQKLEWDSLGDIGYDSSERLQFCGAADLNETEKRCLQRYFARKGLQFDRSVIVVRQRDEKEKKPTRTGEDTSIMRTKPDAQSTPKLQPVPLPLPQEEREEAKSTQTSLQTRGRESRGIQVSRRNEELYSRQDKGIGTTDSYTMASVDAAESFEFFSPSVPETENNTPSVAASVSTPVHTSSNTSSSAANEASTSNRAMRPSFDDEVKLGLTLYNSICELNSMPTGVKESLIDKIFRKLSRHDPKGRTRQQLLHDYGQAVRKRAARQDEGGSSKEKEESNVYDDVSPCTEKDDSEIGNGSAQLDRSMDMVEVIEETKDPTTIPGSESVSEGSVQASTSGANEGKNELQMSSSAGIVSLENSSHRTVSSQPVSAGTTKENLPRKMSAPEPRDRRVRKAMQEYLKPMTHSEVEYENFRQLRQLNEERANDPQLAKIDREIEQLLVKKMLLLNVGTTATAGPTLPLQDMAPAPPIPLPIPSERSGTVYTSVHEPISVESSSKDSSSGWNSHYHMAKVIKNRSKLETPTSTPSDVSIPTFIKQKKDKFVENYDQVRTRRAFEEQNHIYTRPYSSGGHRSGDRRHHQHEKENHAFRKDRYALNKLSKGTATECRAISSSNNTIPSPEFISSDSISIPVVTTLTNTTTTHHYDIKSRMPSPQLTAKGRTAGTQTTDSILRTKPIFGEAKQKPTSVTAAVQVPSAGGRNMAAGHLPVGECSCSCSKRDQKRVDHGTDHQEVPRRTEIINGGRLDKQAQTKPSSIAYVITFAGTTTDGKKGHQSSPVGVKPLSSSSSSSHSITESEPENGKDYESEKMLTLREQFRRSCPATLSRIEERRLCISELNKLRSKRNQQRQRLLLLTSDDSLRRTTAQGRSQLPPPPLSQRRVFASTHAIRENTRRKVRKLPEVQRKKEVERINNLKRKNRILKDVYNKNLQRKVLKGQVDLSNSVRVIQD